One stretch of Cololabis saira isolate AMF1-May2022 chromosome 15, fColSai1.1, whole genome shotgun sequence DNA includes these proteins:
- the LOC133461363 gene encoding serine/threonine-protein kinase Sgk1-like isoform X1: MAVTEAGCDLTYCRMRGIVTVLTAFIKERKMGLNDFIQKLVSSPHICQHTEVNNFLKIDENQNEEEDPVLDGPMFLNSRTSLAEETQIKPCDFDYLKIIGKGSFGKVLLARHKETTRYYAVKVLQKKVILKKKEQKHIMAERSVLMKNIQHPFLVGLHFSFQTTDKLYFVLDYVNGGELFYHLQRERMFLEPRARFYAAEIASALGYLHSLHIVYRDLKPENILLDSQGHIVLTDFGLCKEGLEPNGTTSTFCGTPEYLAPEVLQKQAYDRTVDWWCLGSVLYEMLYGLPPFYSRNTAEMYHNILHKAPVLKPNVSNSGRELLEGLLEKDRTRRLGAREDFLELQHHSFFSPINWDDLMAKKIPPPFVPSVSGPTDLQHFDPEFTHLPVSSSLLSDAPAATSSIREAAGAFPGFSYGPPQGYAFM, encoded by the exons ATGGCCGTGACGGAGGCGGGATGTGACCTGACTTACTGCAGGATGAGAGGCATCGTGACGGTTCTGACCG CCTTCATCAAGGAGAGGAAAATGGGCCTGAACGACTTCATCCAGAAACTGGTGTCGTCCCCGCACATCTGCCAGCA caCCGAGGTGAACAACTTCCTGAAGATCGATGAGAACCAGAACGAGGAGGAGGACCCGGTCCTGGACGGCCCG ATGTTCCTGAACTCCAGGACGTCTCTGGCCGAGGAAACTCA GATCAAACCCTGCGACTTCGACTACCTGAAGATCATCGGCAAGGGAAGCTTCGGCAAG GTGCTGCTAGCGCGCCACAAAGAGACCACCAGGTACTACGCGGTGAAGGTTCTGCAGAAGAAGGTGATCCTGAAGAAGAAGGAG CAAAAGCACATCATGGCGGAGCGCAGCGTGCTGATGAAGAACATCCAGCACCCGTTCCTGGTGGGACTTCACTTCTCCTTCCAGACAACCGACAAGCTGTACTTCGTCCTGGACTACGTCAACGGAGGAGAG CTGTTCTACCACCTCCAGAGGGAGAGGATGTTCCTGGAGCCGAGGGCTCGGTTCTACGCCGCTGAGATCGCTAGCGCGCTGGGCTACCTGCACTCGCTGCACATCGTGTACAG GGACCTGAAACCAGAGAACATCCTCCTGGATTCTCAGGGCCACATCGTCCTCACCGACTTCGGCCTCTGCAAGGAAGGACTGGAGCCCAACGGAACCACCAGCACCTTCTGTGGGACGCCTGAG TATCTGGCCCCGGAGGTTCTGCAGAAACAGGCGTACGACCGGACCGTGGACTGGTGGTGTCTGGGCTCGGTTCTGTACGAGATGCTGTACGGTCTG CCGCCCTTCTACAGCCGCAACACGGCGGAGATGTACCACAACATCCTGCACAAGGCTCCGGTCCTGAAGCCCAACGTGTCCAACTCGGGCCGGGAGCTGCTGGAGGGTTTACTGGAGAAGGACCGGACCAGGAGGCTGGGGGCCCGGGAGGACTTC ctggagctgcagcatcACTCCTTCTTCTCCCCAATCAACTGGGACGATCTGATGGCCAAGAAGATCCCGCCGCCGTTCGTCCCCTCAGTG TCCGGCCCGACGGACCTGCAACACTTCGACCCCGAGTTCACGCACCTGCCGGTGTCGTCGTCGCTGCTCAGCGACGCCCCGGCGGCGACCAGCAGCATCCGGGAGGCGGCCGGGGCGTTCCCGGGCTTCTCCTACGGGCCGCCGCAGGGCTACGCCTTCATGTGA
- the LOC133461363 gene encoding serine/threonine-protein kinase Sgk1-like isoform X2 — MRGIVTVLTAFIKERKMGLNDFIQKLVSSPHICQHTEVNNFLKIDENQNEEEDPVLDGPMFLNSRTSLAEETQIKPCDFDYLKIIGKGSFGKVLLARHKETTRYYAVKVLQKKVILKKKEQKHIMAERSVLMKNIQHPFLVGLHFSFQTTDKLYFVLDYVNGGELFYHLQRERMFLEPRARFYAAEIASALGYLHSLHIVYRDLKPENILLDSQGHIVLTDFGLCKEGLEPNGTTSTFCGTPEYLAPEVLQKQAYDRTVDWWCLGSVLYEMLYGLPPFYSRNTAEMYHNILHKAPVLKPNVSNSGRELLEGLLEKDRTRRLGAREDFLELQHHSFFSPINWDDLMAKKIPPPFVPSVSGPTDLQHFDPEFTHLPVSSSLLSDAPAATSSIREAAGAFPGFSYGPPQGYAFM, encoded by the exons ATGAGAGGCATCGTGACGGTTCTGACCG CCTTCATCAAGGAGAGGAAAATGGGCCTGAACGACTTCATCCAGAAACTGGTGTCGTCCCCGCACATCTGCCAGCA caCCGAGGTGAACAACTTCCTGAAGATCGATGAGAACCAGAACGAGGAGGAGGACCCGGTCCTGGACGGCCCG ATGTTCCTGAACTCCAGGACGTCTCTGGCCGAGGAAACTCA GATCAAACCCTGCGACTTCGACTACCTGAAGATCATCGGCAAGGGAAGCTTCGGCAAG GTGCTGCTAGCGCGCCACAAAGAGACCACCAGGTACTACGCGGTGAAGGTTCTGCAGAAGAAGGTGATCCTGAAGAAGAAGGAG CAAAAGCACATCATGGCGGAGCGCAGCGTGCTGATGAAGAACATCCAGCACCCGTTCCTGGTGGGACTTCACTTCTCCTTCCAGACAACCGACAAGCTGTACTTCGTCCTGGACTACGTCAACGGAGGAGAG CTGTTCTACCACCTCCAGAGGGAGAGGATGTTCCTGGAGCCGAGGGCTCGGTTCTACGCCGCTGAGATCGCTAGCGCGCTGGGCTACCTGCACTCGCTGCACATCGTGTACAG GGACCTGAAACCAGAGAACATCCTCCTGGATTCTCAGGGCCACATCGTCCTCACCGACTTCGGCCTCTGCAAGGAAGGACTGGAGCCCAACGGAACCACCAGCACCTTCTGTGGGACGCCTGAG TATCTGGCCCCGGAGGTTCTGCAGAAACAGGCGTACGACCGGACCGTGGACTGGTGGTGTCTGGGCTCGGTTCTGTACGAGATGCTGTACGGTCTG CCGCCCTTCTACAGCCGCAACACGGCGGAGATGTACCACAACATCCTGCACAAGGCTCCGGTCCTGAAGCCCAACGTGTCCAACTCGGGCCGGGAGCTGCTGGAGGGTTTACTGGAGAAGGACCGGACCAGGAGGCTGGGGGCCCGGGAGGACTTC ctggagctgcagcatcACTCCTTCTTCTCCCCAATCAACTGGGACGATCTGATGGCCAAGAAGATCCCGCCGCCGTTCGTCCCCTCAGTG TCCGGCCCGACGGACCTGCAACACTTCGACCCCGAGTTCACGCACCTGCCGGTGTCGTCGTCGCTGCTCAGCGACGCCCCGGCGGCGACCAGCAGCATCCGGGAGGCGGCCGGGGCGTTCCCGGGCTTCTCCTACGGGCCGCCGCAGGGCTACGCCTTCATGTGA